Part of the Dreissena polymorpha isolate Duluth1 chromosome 12, UMN_Dpol_1.0, whole genome shotgun sequence genome, atTGACAAAGTTCTCACAGCGAATACAAATAATACTATCTTGTTAGAGTGAACCCAATAATTTGTGTTCAGAACACCGATGCAGATCTTATAACAAATTAGCACAACCATTCTTAAGTTGTTTTTATCGTAGTTTTTAAACAGCTAATTATTGTTTGtacaataacaataaatgtttCGCCTTTTAATATTATGAATCATCCGTCATTGTAGGTCTTCCCCCAGAGGCGTATTCAATCTGGGAGAGTTACCCTTGGCGTTTTGGCAAGCCGTTTTGTATCATTAAAGCGCTGATTTCCGAGATGACATCCTACGCTTCAGTATTGACCATTACAGCTTTCACCATCGAGCGCTACATTGCAATTTGCAAGCCGCTGGTATCCCATAAAATAGTGGCGTTTTCACGCTGCGTAAAGATTATCGTGACAATCTGGATAATTTCTTTCTGCTGTGCATTACCGTATCCAATACACACGGACTTATTTTACTACGTTCACAACAGCCATGGCGATCCAATTTCAGACTCCCTGCAGTGTAACATCCCGCCTATGTATTACCGTCGCATGACGCACGTGTTTCAAATGTCTTCCTTTGTATTTTTCTTGGTGCCGTTAACTGTTATTATTGTGCTATATGTTCTCATTGGTCTAACTTTACGACGCGCTGAAATGCGCCGAGAGGCTTCGGAAAAGTATCACCACCCACACCCACGCTCTGGCAGTCTAGGCAGCAAGATTCAGCACGAACGAAGTCCGCCATGTGCCGCTAGACGAAGCGTTCTGAAGGTGCTAGGTATGTCAGCAATTTTAACTTTGGGTATTTGATTGTGCTATGTGTAATGCGCAAATTATCTATtgtgttaaacttaaaaataGACACAATGCttataacataatttatatttgataaattattataattaaaagcaTTAGAAGAACAAAAGTAGATAATTTGTGATTAAGATTTTGAATTACTGAAATGTATTGACATAAGACGGAAAATACTCCTTGGAACTGATACACTATTAAAGAAAATTCTGAAAAGGCGAATATGATTTATTATGAGCTAAAGTAGGAACATGTCTACGtagatgatgattgtgatgatgatgatgatgatgatgatgatgatgatgatgatgatgatgatgatgatgatgatgatgatgatgatgatgatgatgatgatgatgatgatgatgatgatgatgatgatgatgatgatgatgatgatgatgatgatgatcatgatcatgatcatgatcatgatgatgatgatgatgatgatcatgatgatcatgatgaacATGATGACGATGGTGACGTTGTTGAAGATGATGATTTAAACTCTTTTCATGCACACAGTTGCAGTGGTGGTGGCCTTCTTCGTCTGCTGGGCACCTTTCCAGGCTCAGCGTCTGTTGACCGTCTACAACACTGATTGGACCCCGGATATGCTGGCTATCCAAAGCTCTCTCTTCTACGTTTCAGGTACTTTTTCCGTATTGAAAAAACTGTTGTACATGCTTATTTCTAATTGACAATTCTAGATTATAAGTGCCTTATTTAGATGGCTATGTTACTTATGCTATTCACAGAATGCCCAAATTAACCTTTTTGTGCGATTAGTGGATAGCGATGGTCAATTTGGATTTGTCCAATAACACGTATACAAATATTGTAGGAAAAGGAAAGTTTTATTAGCAACAGTTAATGTTGGCATAAAACATGGCCTCAGAAAGTTTTATTAGCATCAGTAAATGTTCGCATAACACATGGCCCGTAAAATACATTCAAGTTGTTCAGAATCAACACAATACATAACTCTATATTTTTCTAATATGGAATATTGTGTTCCATTATAGGAGTCTTGTATTTCATTGGATCAACTGTGAATCCAATATTGTACAACGTCATGTCGCGCAGATACCGTCTTGCATTCCTTGAAACTATCTGTAAGACAAAGCCAGTTCGGACGTATAACTCAAAGAGACCCACAAATGGCAACAAGACTACTAAATTCTCTATGAAAGACAACGTAAGGAGTCCGGTTGAAGCCGACTTTGGAGACGCTCCGTTTTTTACCAACGGTATTATCGAGCATGACTGCGACCACCATGAATCGTCTGATATTGTGGAATGTTTTGATCCTCAAGAAGCCATTGACCATAAACGCGATCACATTATACGTAAACCGTATTACGACATTCCGAAGGCAAGTCAATCTTCACCAAACGAAAAAAGTAAAAGTGTATCTATTCACAAACACATACACAATGATAATGACTGTATAAATAGAAATGGACAAGTTGTGGTTCAGAAAATAAACAGCCATTATGTGTTTCAATTGTTCCACCAAAGGTGCGAGAGACATGGCAGCGATGTGTGAACATCCattttaagtatgtttatattgCTCACACTTTTCTGCTAAAGGTGCAACCTTGGATAAGTAGTTGAAAAAAACACAGTTCATTATTATCAAGGTATCTATATAATAAAACGTTCTGTATTTGTTAAATTAACATGAGTGAAGTGCGCAGCTCTTTTTTTGACATGAACAATAAGCGCGACTCACGATGTTTAACAATACATaacactattttaataaatatcccAAATAcattgttacttttttatttttgttctaaatgattatttaattcattgaaaatacaaaagaacattatataaatgaaacaatataagATGGTGCAAAAATTGCTATAGAATATAAACTGATGCGAAGATAGCGCCGTATGTTAATTAATTGGAAGACGTTATTAAGACATAAAACGAACACAATGCATATACAAGTATGTTTTGTTTCCTCGCGAGTGTAAATACATTACAGAATGTTGACGCGGCATGCAAGTTGACGTTGCTAAATACGTTTTTTTGTTCAGTTTTCAGTTTCGACATGTGAAATCGATCGTTTGCCAGATAGCTAAAGGTATTTGGCACGccaaataaaaaagcaatatcgGCAGACATTTTGTTCAGAGATGGCATCTTTAAATCCGTACCAAGCAATGTCAACGTATGTTTTTTCACAATCATAGTAacaaggtgtttttttttaaataaataatgttacgCGGTCAACATCTAGAACGTTTCAACAAAGAACTTACTTAATGCTAATAATCATCAGTTCTACATTTTAGAGGAAAAGACAACACATTGGCCATGGGTGTACATATTGTCTCATTTTGAATGCATTGTAGTTTTCGTGTTGCAATTAATTTCCAGAGAATGCACGTGGTGGGAAGATAATAATCTTGAATGTTAGTTAGGCGTAAACATATCTAGAACAATTGACCTGCGTAAAACACTGTTTAGAAGAAAAATATTGACATATAATCGCGTAAACatttaactaataattttattCGAAACGACGTAAGGCCGATAGTGGTGCAATTTAATATATCGCGTTGACAAAACAAATGAAagtacaaaaacaaacacaagagAAAGGATACAGATTTGAAACGAACatttttatatgaataatttGAAAACGTAAATGTCATTCATTAGTAAATCAGATAGTACATTGTAATGAACTTCATTGACAGATGAACATTGTCCTTATTCGTTTCTTAATATAAACATTGTacttacatttaacatgataaatAACAAGTGCAAAGAATGATTTGGGGGAAAATGAAGTGAACAGAGGGGAACGAACTTGGAATAATTGAAAATATGTACAGTACCGGTgtaattacagtcacatcttaaTATTCGCTAATATCCGCGTACTAACAATCACAACAGATAGCATGTGTGCTCTGTATTATCACTTGAAAGCACACAAACTGTGTTTGACTTGTTGTTACATCTGCCATGAACCGTTTGCTGTAAATGAGGAAAATCTATTTTGTAATTGCGAGTGGAACTTAATTGACAATCTTAGCTCTTGAATGTAAATCGAAATCGCTGACAGTAATAAATTATCTAACTGTCCTTACGAATCACATTTGGGTTGTTTATTAATCTTATTTATATTGCACTTTTCCGTAAgcataaatatttgtgttaaatCTTTGTTTTCAATATCGAAATTACAAGTGAATCAGGGTTGGATTTCCTTAATGGGATTTTATTTACTTCCCTTATGTTATGCCGTGAGGCCTGAAAGGGTGGaactaaataacacaatatttgcCGAATTGAAACCGATATCAAAAAACGAAAAATATCGAATTTCAATTCGATTCACGAAACGGTTATAAGTGATATCTATATCGATAAAGAATGCTTAGTTGGTTCCATTGATTTCATAGAAAAGCATCAAGCCTTTCTTATTTAGTTTATGTTCACGAACTCATAAACAAACAGATATCCCGCGCCACAGTTTGACACGACACAACTTAACAAACGCTAGTCACTAATGCAGTTTAATAAATCCTTACCAGAGACCGTTTAAAATTCAGAGCTATCATCAAAAAACAATCTGCTTTCGATTTTATGATCGGTTCTCAAGTTAAAAGTTTGACTCGTCTTTAATTAATGACACATGGTTTTCGTTCATTAGTAATCTTCGTTGATTGGTCTTTGACAAGACTGAGTGCATGTTAACATTTTATACAACAGCTCACTATGGTTAGATTGGATAATGAAATATTATAGcgtacatttcaatacatgaaaaatattaagatgtTTTTTCATTGAATGCAGCGGAAAATGTAACAACGAGTGTATTGCATCATATGGATACCAGGTTTAGAATGACACAGATGAAATTCGAGTAAgttgtataataaataacatacaatTATGTTTTTTAGGTTGTGTCTTTtcttttgttatatattttaagaaTATTCGCAACAGCTACCGCACTTAGACAAGTATTGGTTCTTGCTATTTTAATCctatgaaaattaaaaaatgtctGATATTTCTAgacattcttttttaattaaatggacAAAATTTCTTTtcgtcaaaaaatatataatttccttGAATCTTATTGCGATCATGTGTAATGATGTCGAATATGTAGGTTGAATATATTACACAGACGCAAAACTGAAACAAATAACAATCCATATAATAGTATAATTACTTATAAATTTAAGTACCGCGTAATTGTATGTGTTTTGTTGTTCGTTACGAGCTCAATAAACGGCTCAGTACATCTGTACCGAACGcgttttatttgtttatgcatGAAATACACATGTCTGTGTGATATCATGCGCAATGATGTCTGTTGAGCCACGACGAAAAATATCGTTCATCGCGCAAATGTTGTAAAATATCTTTACATTTAGCGAGAATTTTACCTTACCTAACTTTGGCATTGccatttaatgaaaatgttaccaACCGacaacatttgaatatttttttcgcAGTGACCAATTTTATTACGCATCATTGACTTGTTTTCACCgtaatgcattaaataaatgtagCAGATTTCGGTATatggagaacttatactgccgtgctatatgagctagcttttatagcgacgcggtagagtgtctgtctGATTTGGAACTGGGAggtcctgggttcgattcccatgATGGTCGAGAAATTTCCTGGCTGGGTTTcattggcgcccaacgtaaaAAACCAGCATGTTTGTCAGACGTCCCACAGCTAAAATGGCCATAggaaattcgtggaagaatttcacaATTGGAGGGGCGTGTGTatcagggttcggtataaggataATTTATAATGCCTTGcttatgagctagcttttatagcgacgcggtagagtggcTGTCttatttggaaccgggaggtcccgggttcgatccctatagtggtcggggatttttctggctgggttttACAAATAATGGATGAATTTAAAGAACAGAAAGATATCCATTCCttaaacaaatgttaatataCCTGCACGTTTTTCAGGAAATTACAACACAAGAAGTAACATCAAGACAAAAATTAGGAgaacaattattgttttcatcCGCTAGCTTTTTTTAAGCGGCTTTGAAAGATCTCATCAGaatttgataaaacattttaggataaaaaaacacattgagTTAGGTATTCAGTATCATAAACACAGTTTTTAAACATACCATTAGATAATATTCTTTTTAATGAATATAGCTTGTTTGTGTAAGTTAAAAATACATCATTAATATTTTAAAGACAGAAGTGAAGTTTATATTGTTGACTTTTGTTTCTAAAATGATTACGGGCAAATGTCACATTTCGTATTTGCATAGATTTGAAatcttaaatatttttcaattaagttTATACTTCAGAAAATATGGCAATATAACAAGAAATTAACTTCCTATACTTAATTCGTATTTTTCCGTTTGATGCAATGtctgaatattattattttgtggtTCAAATTAATAATGATTGACAAGTTCAATTAGGTTTTgcaatgttaaacacaataacaaATGTCAGGCTCGAGGTTTAAATTAGACCGAGAAATTATGGTTCAAATATCGGCACCTTGTCTAATCTTGCAGCATTTGTATAGTCTATAACTACTGCGCTTGATTGTATGCACGTAGTGGAATGCGGCAATTAGTTGTCGAAATCTGATAGAAGCCTtcgtttaatgtttaaaatatacgtgtttgtgtgtgtttcgACATTTTCAGCGATAAGTTATTCTTGATGAATTGATCTAGTCACACGAACAACTATACTTTTTACGACAATTCTTGATGAATTGATCCATGAAAGCTTAAAACACAGTACACAGTACACAATATGTtggaaataaaatgcatttttaagttgtttaaatacattcccaatgccaaatcaTATTCGCATTTCATGTTCTGGTTACAATTTGTATAGTTATCGGATAAAATGTTATCATGTCTTTTTATGTACTTGTCCCTTTAGCATGAGAAATTTTTCTGACAAAACTTGAACATTCACTTAAATGACAATATCCTGAAGGgatttcttcaagcaaaaaacaacaatcctaaaaatattaataaaactgtctggaggaaaaacaaattttttaaatactcaCAACCATAGCAAAAAGCAGCTACACCGAAACAGCCTAGCAAtaaaattcctattgaaaataaaaatgttgatGATCCAGATAAAAttagatatgtatcgctacatgaACCAGAACATGCTAATGCGAGGTTTTTAAGACTTATTGGGAGGAGAAAACGGTATTAATGGCATGTGCGTGCACAATATCAGTTGTtcaagaagttgtccgtgtataaggACCATGTGCGCGCTCAGTaacaatcgtcaaaaccaatcgaaacgCACCTAAACCTAaaaaataacgccattagcaatcgatgtatccatttttgTCAACCAAAATGCGTCCTCATGAACAAATGCTACTTAAACAGTGTTTATTAGTGTGAAAACTGTGATATTATTATTAGTCCGTGTCCAATAACAATTGACGGTTCAGAAAATCGAGAAATATTCCATGACTTTTTTCCAaactcagaccaaccagaggaaTACGGTTTATAGTCGCTGAAACTGCTTCCGGTTGGCCCTATGGTAGGCGTCATCCAATTAAAAACCAGTAAGttataaggaagatgtacctgtctgaaaactcgatttcaccatcgaatcgaggcatcggcggccattttttttcaattctgaCTACGTGATCCCCCGCcttgtttttatttacagaatTGTTTTTGTTAGCATTTCGAAAATGCTTTCTCTTTCGTGTACATACAGCTCGCCCCAGATTTCATTAAAAGATGTTACATAGAAGttgatatcagactattttaGTAATTTCTAGTTTCTATTGTGACATGTTAAGCTgagaaaacatgtatatattccgGACAGAGGGCAGTATGTATACAATTCAGTGACATTTTAATATCATTGTCATGCGAAATGATCATTAGTCGTGTTGGCGAGTGACTATTTTTATACCTGTGCTTTGTTaataacaagttcattttgaTGCATATGCAACGTTTTCGAAGCACTCTTAACATGAAGATCATTGTTGATTTACTTATAATATGTATATCTATATTTATcacaatattaatatgcatatcattaattaaaacaaacaaatcttgGCTTCGCTTGTTGTATATGTGAAtcactgttaaataaaatgtacatgtgtatagaATATGTACAGTTTGGATAAGAAATGCT contains:
- the LOC127852700 gene encoding pyrokinin-1 receptor-like, giving the protein MEYFVNSYNGSNQGAGLINVSLQLNTDEHILEEKLGPKQRELVVVIVLLCVYCLIFMTGITGNIVTCVVILKTSYMRTSTNYYLFSLAISDVMLLIVGLPPEAYSIWESYPWRFGKPFCIIKALISEMTSYASVLTITAFTIERYIAICKPLVSHKIVAFSRCVKIIVTIWIISFCCALPYPIHTDLFYYVHNSHGDPISDSLQCNIPPMYYRRMTHVFQMSSFVFFLVPLTVIIVLYVLIGLTLRRAEMRREASEKYHHPHPRSGSLGSKIQHERSPPCAARRSVLKVLVAVVVAFFVCWAPFQAQRLLTVYNTDWTPDMLAIQSSLFYVSGVLYFIGSTVNPILYNVMSRRYRLAFLETICKTKPVRTYNSKRPTNGNKTTKFSMKDNVRSPVEADFGDAPFFTNGIIEHDCDHHESSDIVECFDPQEAIDHKRDHIIRKPYYDIPKASQSSPNEKSKSVSIHKHIHNDNDCINRNGQVVVQKINSHYVFQLFHQRCERHGSDV